In the genome of Calothrix sp. PCC 6303, the window AAGCCTGCCCCCAAAAATGCCGTTGCTGCCACAATTACGCCTGCTTGCAGCAAACTTTGGCTAATAATAAAGATCGCTGAAGCAAACACAATGGAAAACCGCGAAGCTAAAGGTGCCACCAGTAGCCTGTTCAAAAAGCCAAATTCCCGGTCAAACATAATTGGTAATCCAGCATTCAGAGCGCCACTAAATGCTGTAATTACAATTACACCTGCACTCAGAAATTGTGCGTAGTTTGGGGTATTTCCAAAAATACCTTTGGGTGCATTTTGGAACAAAGCACCAAATAAAACCAACCACATCACAGGTTGAATAATCCCCGCAATCAAAGTAGAAGGACGACGCTGCAACTGAATAAACAACCGACGAGTTAAGGCTAAGGTTTCTTGAACTAAATCACCCAACCAATTAGAACCAGTTTGATCATAAAGTTGTGGTGTGATTTCTGATTTTGGCGGTGTTATGGTACTGCTCATAATAAATAATTCGGGTTTTTAGATTGTTTAGATTTTAGATTTAATTTTGAGGAAAATTGGAAACGTCACACCTCCTCTTCCCCTTACCTCCCCTACCTCCCCTACCTCCCTGCTTCCCCTGCTCCCTGCCCCTTTTCTTCTTCCCTATCTCATATTCTGCTTTTTCTCAGCCTTCGCATCCCGGTTTCCCGCTGCTGCTAATTCAGCATCCATCAAAGTGCGTCCAGTTGCTGCCAGATATACATCATCTAAGCTAGGACGAGATTGGGCAATGCCGAACATCGGTAAACCAGCAGTATTTAAGGTTTGCTGAATATTAATCAAGGCATCATTTTGAGGAGTCACCACCAAATTTAAGGAATTACCCTGTGCTGCATTGATGATTACTTCCTGCACAAAAGGCAAAGATGTGAGTAAATCTTTAGCCTTTGTCGCTTCATCCACTGGCGAAAATTCGCGGATTCTGAGAGTTATGCGATCGCCTCCCACTTTATCCTTAAGCTGGGAGGGAGTACCCGCTGCAATCACCATTCCCCGATCTATAATTGCCACTCTATCGGCTAATGCGTCAATTTCTTCTAAATAATGGCTGGTAATTAATACTGTTGTTCCAGCTTCCCGCAACTTTCGTAAAAACTCCCACACAATAAAACGGCTTTCAATATCTAATCCCACCGTTGGTTCATCCAGTACCAACACATCCGGGGAATGGAGTAAACCTGCAGCTAAATCCAAACGTTTGCGAATCCCACCGGAATAAGTACCTGTTTTTTTGTCAGCGTATTCCTGCAAACCAAGTAAATTCAACATCACATCAATTCGCTGCTTCATCATAGCCCCAGGCAAATGATACAGCGCGCCTTGTAGTTGCAGCAATTCTCGACCAGTCAAAACCTTATCGATGGCGACTTCTTGCGCCACATAACCTAGGCGCTGTCTTGCCATTCTAGGGTTATCAATCACCGAAACCCCAGAAACTTCAATTTTCCCCGCATCCGGCGTTGTTAGCGTGCATAGGGCACGCAGAGTAGTGGTTTTACCTGCACCATTGGGACCCAATAACCCAAAAATTTCTCCTGGCTGAATCTGAAAAGATACATCCTTAACAGCTTCAACTGTGCCGTAGCGCTTCTTTAGATTTTCAATGAAAACGGCAGGAGCCATGACATGTCAGTCCTAAATATACAAATCTCAACAGAGTCTACCCTCTATTGTAGAAGTTGGGTGTTGGTGTGGAGCAATCAACAGCAAAAAATCCCAATTTCTTAGTTTCCGGCACATGCGAAGCTTGCGCGACGAGAGTCGTTCACGCCTGATGTCCAAGTCCCACAGTCTTTTACTCGCGTTAGTACCTACCGTTTGTCCATCTACACCCAGATATTATTTTATATGAAGAATAAATAAACATATATCAACTTACCATGATAATTCATGACAATATTTTGTATGTATTTATGGTAATTTCACGTATATTTTCGATATTTTCCGTATATTTTCCGTATTTTGCCGTATATTTTAATTTTTCTCCTTAAGGATAATAAATGGAATAAGTATAATTAAGTACTTTACAACTTTCTTAGACATCACTTAGTATTTTATCTACATAGGTAAAACTAAAGAGGTTTGTAGTGAAAGAAATCCTCGATTTAGTAAATCAAAGAAAAGAAGAGTTTGCTAAAGCACCATTCTTTGAATTTATGCAAGATAAGAATATTGATCCCAGAAAAAAATTTGTTTGGGTACCATATGCTGCACCATTTCTAATGGGCTTTAAGGATGTATTTTCCTATGCAATTTTTGAGAAACATTTAACTGAACCAATTCACGAGCATATTAACCGTTATGCTACTGAAGAGAGTCGTCATGTGTTATGGTACCTCCAAGATTTACAAAAACTGGGTTTTAATTCTTCACTAAAATATGCAGATGTTTTAGGATTCCTCTGGAGTTCTGAAATAGAGCGTATACGGCACTTGTCATATGACTTGATTACTTGTGCAAATCAAAAAGACATAGTTTTGAAACTTGCAGTTATTGATGCTGTTGAAGCAACCGCATATGTTGGTTTTTCTACTTTTGCAGAAGTAACAAATGAGTTACAAAAACTGACGAAGCATAACTATAACTACTTTGGAAAAGCTCACAGCAGAGCAGAAACAGAGCAAAAGCACATACACGGATTTGATGAAGCCGAAAGCTATCTTAGAGGCTTAAAGATCACGCAAGAGCAAAGAATCGCAGCAATTGAATTAGTTGAATGTGTATTTGATATCTTTAACGAGTTTCTAGATATATGCCTGAAACTTGCTAAAAAGTACGAACAAAGTCAACCTTTGTTTAAATCTTCTGAAACTGAATTGTTAGCGCGAGCATAAATTATATATTTTATATTTGTGACTGGTTATGAATCAAATTTAGTTCTCTAATTTCAATAATTCTAGCCTAGAATAAGGCTCAATCTATTAGACACCTCTTGAAAAAATTTAGAAATGTAGCAGTGCTCTTCTTCTAAATGAACTATTAATATTACGATGAATAATTCTTTTCCAGAGATGTCTCTATTATGTATAGCATTTACCAGTTCCCCATCTAACTTTCTGGAGTTTTATTATGGATAATTTATCACTTTCCTCGACTTCGACAGAAACATTAGATATTTCTCACACATGGACAGAAACATTAGATATTTCTCACACATGGACAGAAACATTAGATATTTCTCACACATGGACAGAAACATTAGATATTTCTCACACATTGAAAGAAGAACCCAAACTTAATTTAGCTGTTTAAACTTAAAATCTGATTTCAGATTCTAAGTGGTTAACAAAATTCTGCACTAAATAGATTTCCTTGGTAAGTGCATCTATTTAGTGCATTTATTTATCGCAAATGTTGTCGCACGGAAAGCTTGTTCGCAATCAATTGAAGTCTAAATTTATATGGTCATGAATCAGCATTATGATGTTGTAATTATAGGTGGCGGTCCTGCTGGTAGT includes:
- a CDS encoding ABC transporter permease: MSSTITPPKSEITPQLYDQTGSNWLGDLVQETLALTRRLFIQLQRRPSTLIAGIIQPVMWLVLFGALFQNAPKGIFGNTPNYAQFLSAGVIVITAFSGALNAGLPIMFDREFGFLNRLLVAPLASRFSIVFASAIFIISQSLLQAGVIVAATAFLGAGLPDVGGLSAIALIVFLLALGITALSLGLAFTLPGHIELIAVIFVTNLPLFFASTALAPLSFMPQWLQIVATLNPLSYAIEPIRYLYNHSSWSLDSVVMQAFWGDVSFGKALLVLFGFAVVALVAIQPRLRQTLS
- a CDS encoding daunorubicin resistance protein DrrA family ABC transporter ATP-binding protein; this encodes MAPAVFIENLKKRYGTVEAVKDVSFQIQPGEIFGLLGPNGAGKTTTLRALCTLTTPDAGKIEVSGVSVIDNPRMARQRLGYVAQEVAIDKVLTGRELLQLQGALYHLPGAMMKQRIDVMLNLLGLQEYADKKTGTYSGGIRKRLDLAAGLLHSPDVLVLDEPTVGLDIESRFIVWEFLRKLREAGTTVLITSHYLEEIDALADRVAIIDRGMVIAAGTPSQLKDKVGGDRITLRIREFSPVDEATKAKDLLTSLPFVQEVIINAAQGNSLNLVVTPQNDALINIQQTLNTAGLPMFGIAQSRPSLDDVYLAATGRTLMDAELAAAGNRDAKAEKKQNMR